GCCCGCCCCGGGGCCAGAGCCGAAACCGTGCCCCGAGAACCCTGCGGAGAGGAAGAGCCCGGGCAGGCGCTCCACCTCCGAGATCGCGGGGATCGCGTCGGGGGTGGCGTCGATCATCCCGGCCCAGCTGTGCGTCTGGCGCGCATCGGCAAATCCGGCGAAGACCTTGGGCAGGTTGCGCAGGGTGATGCGGTTGAACGGCTCGTGGGGCAGGGGTTCCAGCGTGCGGATGCGCTCGAAGGGGCTGGTCTCGTCGAGCGACCAGCGCCGCGGCATGGTCAGCTCGGACACGAACTGCCCGCCGACCCGCAGCTTCAGCTCGCGCCAGCTGGTGACCAGCGTGGGGAAGAAATCGCGGAAGAGCCGGAAGCTGTCGGGCACGATGGGCGCGACGTTGGCATTGCGCAGCGCCACGGTATAGCCGCCGTCGAGCCGCTTGCGGAAGGCGAAGTCGCCGCCGCCGACGGGCATCGGCGGCACCTTGGCAGAGCTCTCGATGCGCGCCGCGGTGCCGAGGATCTTCAGCTGCGGGAAGTTCACCCCGAGGTTGCCGAGGAAGAGCCGCGACCAGGCGCCGCCGGCCAGCACGGCGCGGTCGGTGCGGATCGTGCCCTTCTCGGTGACCACGGCGCTGAGCCGCCCGGCGCTCTGCTCGAGCCCGCGCACGGCGCAGTTCTCGAGGATCACCGCGCCGAGCCGCCGGGCCGCCATGGCCATCTGCGGCACCGCGCGCCAGGGTTCGGCGCGGCCGTCGTTGCGGGTGTAGAGCCCCATGGAATAGGTCTCCGAGATGCCCGGCAGCACGTCCTGCAGGCCCTTGCGGTCCAGCTTGCGCGATTCCATCCCCGCGCGCTCGGCATAAACCGACCAGTCCGTGAATTCCTTCACCTCGGCGCGGGTGCGGCAGACATAGGTGATGCCGGTCTCGCGGAAGCCGGTGTCGATGCCGAAGCGCCGGTCGATCTCGCGCCAGAGCTCGAGCGAACGGATGGTCAGCGGCAGCTCGACCGGATCGCGGCCCAT
The Salipiger sp. H15 DNA segment above includes these coding regions:
- a CDS encoding FAD-binding oxidoreductase; this translates as MILDNLETLQTDATLPAEAEVVIIGGGIAGVTTALYLAEAGVKVVLCEKGRIAGEQSSRNWGWVRQMGRDPVELPLTIRSLELWREIDRRFGIDTGFRETGITYVCRTRAEVKEFTDWSVYAERAGMESRKLDRKGLQDVLPGISETYSMGLYTRNDGRAEPWRAVPQMAMAARRLGAVILENCAVRGLEQSAGRLSAVVTEKGTIRTDRAVLAGGAWSRLFLGNLGVNFPQLKILGTAARIESSAKVPPMPVGGGDFAFRKRLDGGYTVALRNANVAPIVPDSFRLFRDFFPTLVTSWRELKLRVGGQFVSELTMPRRWSLDETSPFERIRTLEPLPHEPFNRITLRNLPKVFAGFADARQTHSWAGMIDATPDAIPAISEVERLPGLFLSAGFSGHGFGSGPGAGELMAQMVRGVTPRVDPAPFRLSRFRNTHSEAAARAA